A genomic stretch from Flavobacterium nitratireducens includes:
- the arfB gene encoding alternative ribosome rescue aminoacyl-tRNA hydrolase ArfB — MEIPKIITELQYKAVRSSGAGGQNVNKVSSKVVLSFDLKNSQALSDEEKLLIETNLASRLTADLVLILQCDEDRSQLKNKEIVTKRFLELIKKGLHVPKIRKATKVRKSVIKKRIKDKKNLSDLKKSRRKPDF; from the coding sequence ATGGAGATCCCAAAAATCATAACGGAATTACAATACAAAGCGGTTAGAAGTAGCGGTGCAGGAGGACAAAATGTAAATAAGGTTTCGTCTAAGGTGGTTTTGTCTTTTGATTTGAAAAATTCTCAGGCTTTGTCCGATGAGGAAAAATTGTTGATAGAAACAAATTTAGCGTCAAGATTAACTGCTGATTTGGTTTTGATACTTCAATGTGATGAAGACCGAAGCCAACTTAAAAACAAAGAAATAGTTACGAAACGTTTTTTGGAACTGATTAAAAAAGGGCTCCATGTTCCTAAAATCAGAAAGGCTACAAAAGTCCGAAAATCGGTGATTAAAAAACGAATTAAGGATAAAAAGAATCTTTCGGATTTAAAAAAATCAAGAAGAAAACCGGATTTTTAG
- a CDS encoding TonB-dependent receptor gives MNVNFFSRKGTKTLSSTFLMSLIFSLFSFFSFSQVKDTTKVNQLDVVLVSAVRVTTKTPVSFSNLDKKDIAPRNLGQDIPVLMNYMPSVVTTSDAGNGFGYTGIRVRGSDATRVNVTINGIPYNDSESHGTYWVNMPDFASSLQSLQLQRGVGTSTNGSGAFGASLNMLTDSYSKKSSGEISNSFGSFNSHKHTVKFSTGLMNNHFEIAGRLSTLKSDGYVDRASSDLKSYFLQGTYVGKTTLIKALVFGGKERTYQSWNGIDAVTMASNRKYNSVGEIFDNSGNFEGFYKNQVDNYNQDHAQLHWNEKVSDKWNTNLAFHYTKGNGYYEEYVDDWKYTNLYYADDAQYSFLGLNPIVVDGQTISSTDYTRRKWLDNDFYGATFSANYQDEVLNVILGGGANRYEGAHFTELLWLQYPSDSQIGVPMNYNMATKNDVNVFAKINYQLCTNVNFFADAQLRNVHYKANSPETGLVNDNFNFFNPKAGLTYTVDNANAVYFSYARANREPNRTDYEGGSVKPESLNDFELGWRFVAPNTQINLNGFYMLYKDQLVLTGELDDVGNPIRTNVGKSYRLGLEAEAKIQLSKKWLISPNFTLSDNKNIDFVLEDGTDLVDLGNTTIAFSPKFIAANSVVFSPIANLQLNLLSKFVGSQYMNNIDDAQGKLKDYFVNDFNATYTIFPKSVFQSVTISVLANNFANRSYVSNGADYGGGYVYYYPQAGANFLAGLTLKF, from the coding sequence ATGAACGTTAATTTTTTTAGCCGCAAAGGCACAAAGACACTAAGTTCTACTTTCTTGATGTCTTTAATCTTTTCTCTATTTTCTTTTTTCTCCTTTTCACAAGTAAAAGACACCACAAAAGTTAATCAATTAGATGTCGTTTTAGTATCTGCGGTTCGTGTTACAACTAAAACACCGGTTAGTTTTAGTAATTTGGACAAAAAGGATATTGCTCCACGCAATTTAGGTCAGGATATTCCTGTTTTGATGAACTATATGCCTTCGGTAGTGACAACTTCAGATGCCGGAAATGGTTTTGGTTATACAGGTATTCGTGTGCGCGGTAGCGATGCAACTCGTGTGAATGTGACTATTAATGGAATTCCTTATAACGATTCTGAAAGTCATGGAACTTATTGGGTAAACATGCCTGATTTTGCTTCTTCTTTGCAGAGTTTACAATTACAACGTGGAGTTGGAACTTCAACGAATGGTTCAGGAGCTTTTGGAGCTAGTTTGAACATGTTAACGGATTCCTATTCGAAAAAAAGCAGTGGCGAAATTTCTAACTCTTTTGGAAGTTTTAATTCACATAAGCACACTGTGAAATTCAGCACCGGATTAATGAATAATCATTTTGAAATAGCCGGTCGTTTATCAACTTTAAAATCAGATGGATATGTGGATAGAGCGAGTTCGGACTTGAAATCCTATTTCTTACAAGGAACTTATGTGGGTAAAACTACTTTGATAAAAGCTTTGGTTTTTGGTGGAAAAGAAAGAACCTATCAATCCTGGAACGGAATCGATGCGGTTACGATGGCTTCTAATAGAAAGTACAACTCTGTAGGTGAAATATTTGATAATTCAGGGAATTTTGAAGGGTTTTATAAAAATCAGGTAGATAATTACAATCAGGATCACGCACAATTGCATTGGAATGAAAAAGTTTCAGATAAGTGGAATACCAATTTAGCTTTTCATTATACCAAAGGTAATGGCTATTATGAAGAATATGTAGACGATTGGAAATATACCAATTTGTATTATGCTGATGATGCTCAATATTCGTTTTTAGGTTTAAATCCAATTGTGGTAGATGGACAAACCATATCTTCAACTGATTATACCAGAAGGAAATGGTTGGATAATGATTTTTATGGAGCTACTTTTTCGGCTAATTATCAGGATGAAGTCCTTAATGTGATTTTAGGTGGAGGAGCCAATCGTTATGAAGGAGCTCATTTTACAGAACTTTTATGGTTACAATATCCTTCGGATAGTCAAATAGGAGTGCCAATGAATTATAACATGGCGACAAAAAATGATGTAAATGTTTTTGCTAAAATCAATTACCAACTTTGTACAAATGTGAACTTTTTTGCTGATGCGCAATTAAGAAATGTACATTATAAAGCCAACAGCCCAGAAACAGGGTTGGTTAATGATAACTTTAATTTCTTTAATCCTAAAGCTGGTTTGACTTATACGGTTGATAATGCAAATGCTGTTTATTTTTCGTATGCCAGAGCTAATCGTGAGCCTAACCGCACCGATTATGAAGGAGGAAGTGTAAAGCCAGAAAGCTTAAATGATTTTGAACTAGGATGGCGTTTTGTAGCACCAAATACGCAAATCAATCTTAACGGATTTTATATGCTTTACAAGGACCAATTGGTTTTAACGGGGGAATTGGATGATGTAGGTAATCCAATACGAACAAATGTAGGTAAAAGCTATCGTTTAGGTTTAGAAGCTGAGGCTAAAATTCAGTTGTCTAAGAAATGGTTAATCAGTCCAAATTTTACTTTAAGTGATAATAAAAATATCGATTTTGTATTGGAAGACGGAACTGATTTAGTTGATTTAGGAAATACAACTATTGCTTTTTCTCCAAAGTTTATTGCTGCGAATAGTGTGGTGTTTTCTCCAATTGCCAATTTGCAATTGAATTTATTATCAAAATTTGTCGGAAGTCAGTATATGAATAATATTGATGATGCTCAGGGTAAATTGAAAGATTATTTCGTGAACGATTTTAATGCTACTTATACCATTTTCCCTAAATCTGTTTTCCAATCAGTTACTATTAGTGTTTTGGCTAATAATTTTGCTAACAGAAGCTATGTTTCTAATGGTGCTGATTATGGAGGAGGTTATGTGTATTATTATCCTCAAGCGGGAGCTAATTTCTTAGCAGGATTGACTTTGAAGTTTTAA
- a CDS encoding DUF4301 family protein, with product MVENSKSIEDLYNSKSMGLSEQDLEQMNQHGVSLDVVKKQLAIFKKGIAKMELVEAATIGNGILKFTTDEFIDKANFFDEHKSNFKLLKFVPASGAATRMFKFLTVFVADFNIEKESINAYINRKKDSKLPVFIVGMEKLPFFEMIYQKLKSEIANFDNLSRDYKNYYFIKFMLDSKYFDFASKPKGILPFHKYATRIATPIEEHLYECGYYSSSKGKSYLHFTVTESHQEEFEKIINDVKANVEKETQTTIEVSYSYQDKSTDTIAVTMNNKLFRTEEGKLLFRPGGHGALIDNLNQLDADIIFIKNIDNVILHNNETIALYKKALAGVLLELQQEIFACLNLMDYSNVADSQIEKIKTFLKSKLNVNVKSDFDLYTFENKIKVLRGILDRPIRVCGMVKNEGEPGGGPFWVKNGQKGISLQIVESSQVDLSDKKQAKIMENATHFNPVDLVCATKNYKNEKFDLHQFVDENTGFIVEKNHQGKDIKGYELPGLWNGAMANWLTVFVEVPLITFNPVKTVNDLLKEAHQSL from the coding sequence GTGGTAGAAAATTCAAAATCAATTGAAGATTTATATAATAGTAAAAGTATGGGTTTGTCTGAACAAGATTTGGAACAAATGAACCAACACGGTGTTTCATTAGATGTTGTAAAAAAGCAATTAGCAATCTTTAAAAAAGGAATTGCTAAGATGGAATTAGTAGAAGCGGCAACAATAGGGAATGGCATTTTAAAATTCACTACGGATGAGTTTATAGACAAAGCTAATTTCTTTGATGAGCACAAGTCGAATTTTAAACTATTAAAATTTGTTCCTGCTTCGGGCGCAGCCACAAGAATGTTTAAGTTTTTGACTGTTTTTGTCGCTGATTTTAATATTGAAAAAGAGTCTATTAATGCCTATATTAATAGGAAAAAGGATAGTAAACTACCTGTTTTTATAGTGGGAATGGAGAAATTGCCTTTTTTTGAAATGATTTATCAAAAATTAAAGTCTGAAATTGCCAATTTTGACAACCTTTCTAGGGATTACAAAAATTATTATTTCATCAAATTCATGTTGGATTCGAAGTATTTTGATTTTGCTTCTAAACCAAAAGGGATTTTGCCTTTCCATAAATATGCTACTAGAATTGCTACTCCAATAGAAGAACATTTGTATGAATGTGGGTATTATTCTAGTTCTAAGGGGAAATCATATTTGCATTTTACGGTGACAGAATCACATCAGGAAGAATTTGAAAAAATTATAAATGATGTTAAAGCTAATGTTGAAAAAGAGACCCAAACTACTATTGAAGTAAGCTATTCCTATCAAGATAAAAGCACCGATACCATTGCGGTAACCATGAATAATAAGCTTTTTAGAACTGAGGAAGGTAAATTACTTTTTAGACCTGGAGGACATGGTGCGTTGATAGATAATTTAAATCAATTGGATGCCGATATTATTTTTATCAAAAATATTGATAATGTAATTCTTCATAATAACGAAACCATTGCTCTTTATAAAAAAGCGCTAGCAGGAGTATTGTTAGAATTACAACAAGAAATTTTTGCCTGTTTGAATCTAATGGATTATTCTAATGTTGCCGATTCACAAATAGAGAAAATCAAAACTTTCTTGAAATCAAAACTAAATGTAAATGTAAAATCAGATTTTGATTTGTACACTTTTGAAAATAAAATCAAGGTATTACGTGGTATTTTAGACCGTCCAATACGTGTTTGCGGAATGGTTAAAAACGAAGGCGAACCTGGAGGTGGTCCTTTTTGGGTAAAAAATGGTCAAAAAGGAATTTCATTGCAAATTGTAGAATCTTCGCAAGTGGATTTATCCGATAAAAAACAAGCTAAAATAATGGAAAATGCTACGCATTTTAATCCAGTAGATTTAGTTTGTGCTACTAAAAATTATAAAAACGAGAAGTTTGATTTGCACCAATTTGTAGATGAAAACACCGGTTTTATTGTCGAAAAAAATCATCAAGGCAAAGATATTAAAGGCTACGAATTACCTGGATTGTGGAATGGAGCAATGGCTAATTGGTTGACCGTTTTTGTTGAAGTACCTTTGATTACTTTTAATCCTGTAAAAACAGTCAACGATTTATTGAAAGAAGCACATCAGTCCTTGTAG
- a CDS encoding transglutaminase domain-containing protein → MRKFVSFVFLLVSVLNTAQTKLPYLDIDTKISKIPVELSKSTTGIAQFINDHFKSDNEKIRAVFYWTATNISYDVANMNNPNQFQTSQEKIENTLNTKKGVCIHYAEVFNDIARKVGIQSEIIYGYTKQHGKIDQLSHAWSAAKIDNKWFVFDPTWGSGG, encoded by the coding sequence ATGAGAAAATTTGTATCTTTTGTTTTTTTGTTAGTATCGGTTTTAAATACGGCCCAAACAAAATTACCTTACTTAGATATCGATACTAAAATTTCCAAGATTCCTGTTGAATTGAGTAAATCAACCACTGGAATAGCTCAATTTATCAATGATCATTTTAAATCGGATAACGAAAAAATTAGAGCCGTTTTTTATTGGACAGCTACTAATATTAGTTACGATGTGGCGAATATGAATAATCCTAATCAATTTCAGACTTCGCAAGAAAAAATTGAAAATACCTTGAATACTAAAAAAGGAGTTTGTATTCATTATGCCGAAGTTTTTAATGATATTGCTCGAAAAGTGGGGATTCAATCTGAAATTATTTATGGTTATACCAAACAGCATGGAAAAATCGACCAATTATCTCATGCTTGGAGCGCCGCCAAAATTGATAATAAATGGTTTGTTTTTGATCCAACATGGGGTTCTGGGGGGTGA
- a CDS encoding DUF3127 domain-containing protein — protein MEVTGKIKVVNPEQQVSASFRKREVVVTTEEQYPQHILIEFTQDKCDLLSNYNIGEAVKVSINLRGREWVNPQGETRYFNSIQGWRIERLATEAPAAAAPMPAAPAFAPATNLNEDEPDDLPF, from the coding sequence ATGGAAGTTACAGGGAAAATTAAAGTTGTTAATCCAGAACAACAAGTTAGTGCCTCATTTAGAAAAAGAGAAGTAGTTGTAACTACAGAGGAACAATATCCTCAACATATATTGATTGAATTTACACAAGATAAATGTGATTTATTGAGTAATTACAATATTGGTGAAGCCGTAAAAGTATCTATTAATTTAAGAGGTAGAGAATGGGTTAATCCACAAGGAGAAACAAGATACTTTAACAGTATTCAAGGATGGAGAATTGAAAGACTAGCTACTGAAGCTCCAGCTGCTGCTGCTCCTATGCCAGCTGCGCCAGCTTTTGCTCCTGCAACTAATTTAAACGAAGACGAACCAGACGATTTACCATTCTAA
- a CDS encoding HIT family protein, translating into MMSIFTKIVKGEIPCYKIAEDENYFAFLDINPNAKGHTLCIPKFEVDKIFDMDEAHFLGLMHFSRKVAKAIEKTVPCNRIAISVIGLEVPHAHVHLIPLNTMEDIRFQKKVTLSKEEFESLAQEISANL; encoded by the coding sequence ATAATGAGTATATTCACCAAAATAGTAAAAGGAGAAATTCCATGTTATAAGATAGCTGAAGATGAAAATTACTTTGCTTTCTTGGATATTAATCCTAATGCAAAAGGGCATACTTTATGTATTCCTAAATTTGAAGTCGATAAGATTTTTGATATGGACGAAGCTCATTTTTTAGGGCTAATGCATTTTTCTAGAAAAGTTGCCAAAGCAATCGAAAAAACGGTTCCTTGTAATCGAATTGCTATTTCGGTTATAGGATTAGAAGTGCCACACGCTCATGTGCATTTGATTCCTTTGAACACTATGGAAGACATTCGATTTCAGAAAAAAGTAACTTTGTCTAAAGAGGAATTTGAAAGTTTAGCTCAGGAAATTAGCGCTAATTTATAA
- the aat gene encoding leucyl/phenylalanyl-tRNA--protein transferase, translating into MFYLTEDLFFPPVHLAHSSGIIGLGGDLSPERLQLAYQSGIFPWFEDGEPITWWSPNPRMVLFLDELVVSKSMRNIRNRKIFKVTFNKDFRAVISNCQIIKREGQNGTWITDDMIEAYCKLHDLGIAKSVEVWQDDELVGGLYGVDLGHVFCGESMFSKVSNASKVAFIALVEKLKKEHYKLLDCQVYNSHLESLGCREISRDDFMSILKS; encoded by the coding sequence ATGTTTTATCTTACCGAAGATTTATTTTTCCCGCCCGTTCATTTAGCCCATTCTTCCGGAATTATTGGCTTAGGTGGTGATTTGTCTCCAGAAAGGCTTCAGTTAGCGTATCAAAGCGGAATTTTTCCTTGGTTCGAAGACGGAGAACCTATTACTTGGTGGTCTCCTAATCCTAGGATGGTGCTGTTTTTAGACGAATTGGTCGTTTCTAAAAGCATGCGAAATATTCGCAATAGAAAGATTTTTAAAGTTACGTTCAATAAGGATTTTCGAGCTGTAATTTCCAATTGTCAAATTATCAAAAGAGAAGGACAAAACGGCACCTGGATTACCGATGATATGATTGAGGCTTATTGTAAATTGCATGATTTAGGGATAGCCAAATCAGTTGAGGTGTGGCAGGATGATGAATTAGTTGGCGGACTTTATGGTGTTGATTTGGGTCATGTTTTTTGTGGCGAAAGTATGTTTTCTAAGGTTTCCAATGCTTCTAAAGTTGCCTTTATAGCTCTAGTCGAAAAACTAAAAAAAGAGCATTACAAACTGCTCGATTGTCAGGTGTACAATTCGCATTTAGAAAGTTTAGGTTGTCGCGAAATTAGTAGGGATGATTTTATGTCGATTTTAAAAAGTTAA
- a CDS encoding group III truncated hemoglobin: protein MKKDIENRADISVLIHQFYDKIRADEEISPYFNELIADWDSHLEKLIDFWETNLFGIRKYKGNPIAVHNKVDEYFNSQISANEFGIWLNYWFQTLDELYQGDNTSLLKDRARKMGSFFYLNMFKNRSVSA from the coding sequence ATGAAAAAAGACATTGAAAACAGAGCTGATATTTCGGTTCTAATACATCAATTCTATGATAAAATAAGGGCTGATGAGGAAATTAGTCCTTATTTTAACGAACTCATTGCTGACTGGGACTCCCACCTAGAAAAGCTAATTGATTTTTGGGAAACTAATTTATTCGGCATCCGTAAATACAAAGGCAATCCAATTGCCGTTCATAACAAAGTAGACGAATATTTTAATAGTCAAATTAGCGCTAACGAATTTGGTATTTGGTTAAATTATTGGTTTCAAACCTTAGATGAATTATATCAAGGAGATAATACAAGTCTTTTAAAAGATAGAGCACGAAAAATGGGAAGCTTTTTTTACCTCAACATGTTTAAAAACCGAAGTGTATCGGCATAG
- a CDS encoding sensor histidine kinase, translating into MQFSDKRSTGRWILIFASFLIISLILWNTYTFFQIFKNEERLKMNLLAKAQKTLINADENTDVELPLQIFKNNTSIPVILTENDSIINTINIDESIINDKEKATQFLAELKKENEPIIIEYAPHKFQKWYYGNSALLNKLKYYPIALLLIIFLFSALIYYFYRSTKIATQNKLWAGMAKETAHQIGTPLSSLIGWVEILKTEDIDPATTSEIEKDINRLQTITDRFSKIGSEPVLEKCDIVETTFQTYNYLQSRFSKQIEFSFESPKSEIYTLLNPTLHSWTIENLIKNAIDAMKGKGKIVVSIHEDSDMVKINVTDTGSGIPKNQFSTIFEPGFTTKKRGWGLGLSLTKRIVKEYHKGNIKVLQSEIGKGTTMQISLNKLY; encoded by the coding sequence ATGCAGTTTTCTGATAAAAGAAGTACCGGAAGATGGATACTTATTTTTGCTTCATTTCTTATCATTTCATTAATACTATGGAATACCTATACCTTTTTTCAGATTTTTAAAAATGAAGAACGTCTTAAAATGAATCTTTTGGCGAAAGCCCAAAAAACACTTATAAATGCCGACGAAAATACTGATGTAGAACTGCCGCTTCAAATTTTTAAAAACAACACCTCAATTCCCGTAATTCTTACCGAAAACGATAGTATTATTAACACTATTAATATTGACGAAAGCATCATTAATGACAAAGAAAAAGCAACACAATTTTTAGCCGAATTAAAAAAAGAAAACGAGCCCATAATCATTGAATATGCCCCTCATAAGTTCCAAAAATGGTATTATGGCAACTCGGCTTTATTGAATAAATTAAAATATTATCCTATCGCCTTGTTACTAATTATTTTCCTCTTTTCGGCACTGATTTATTATTTTTATCGAAGTACCAAAATTGCTACTCAAAATAAACTTTGGGCTGGTATGGCTAAAGAAACGGCGCATCAAATAGGAACTCCGCTCTCTTCTTTAATAGGCTGGGTGGAGATTTTAAAAACAGAGGATATTGATCCTGCGACCACTTCGGAAATTGAGAAAGATATCAACCGACTTCAAACTATTACCGATCGTTTTTCTAAAATTGGCTCGGAACCTGTATTAGAAAAATGCGACATTGTTGAGACCACATTTCAAACCTACAACTACCTGCAATCGCGATTTTCTAAACAAATTGAATTTTCTTTTGAAAGTCCCAAATCGGAAATTTACACCCTTTTAAATCCAACATTACACAGCTGGACGATTGAAAATCTTATTAAAAACGCTATTGATGCCATGAAAGGCAAGGGTAAAATTGTGGTGAGTATTCACGAAGATTCTGATATGGTTAAAATTAATGTAACGGATACCGGAAGTGGTATTCCTAAAAATCAGTTCAGCACCATTTTCGAACCTGGATTTACCACTAAAAAAAGAGGTTGGGGATTAGGTCTTTCTTTAACTAAACGTATTGTAAAAGAATACCACAAAGGAAATATCAAAGTTTTACAATCCGAAATAGGAAAAGGAACTACAATGCAAATTAGTTTGAATAAATTGTACTAA
- the greA gene encoding transcription elongation factor GreA: MSNVSYYTAEGLKKLKEELEYLKAVMRPKASQDIAEARDKGDLSENAEYDAAKEAQGLLEMKISKLEELYANARLIDESQLDLSKVLVLSSVKIKNQANGMEMKYTLVAESEADLKTGKISVTSPIGKGLLGKSVGEVAEITVPNGKLKFEILEITRE; the protein is encoded by the coding sequence ATGAGTAACGTATCTTATTATACTGCAGAAGGATTAAAAAAGTTAAAGGAAGAATTAGAGTATTTAAAAGCGGTGATGCGTCCTAAAGCATCTCAAGATATAGCCGAAGCTCGTGATAAAGGGGATTTGTCTGAGAATGCTGAGTATGATGCAGCTAAAGAAGCTCAAGGTTTGTTAGAAATGAAAATTTCTAAATTGGAGGAGTTATATGCTAATGCAAGATTAATTGATGAATCACAATTAGACCTTTCTAAAGTGTTGGTTTTATCTAGTGTTAAGATAAAAAACCAAGCTAATGGAATGGAAATGAAATATACTTTGGTAGCCGAAAGTGAAGCCGATTTAAAAACAGGTAAAATTTCGGTAACTTCTCCAATTGGAAAAGGATTACTAGGAAAATCAGTAGGTGAAGTAGCCGAAATAACAGTTCCTAACGGAAAATTGAAATTCGAAATTTTAGAAATCACAAGAGAGTAG
- a CDS encoding 4'-phosphopantetheinyl transferase family protein has protein sequence MPLFKKIEFNATTQVYIWKITESFEQLSQEVQLNPVCQERILNMKSEMHQRGFLSVRKLLNEAGYTDFDLYYDEFGKPHLQDGKHISITHSHEFSSIIVSDEVVGIDIELQREKIIRIADKFCDAELQYLNKEAISEYIKKLTVIWGAKEAIFKIQNEKGISFKDHIAVNTFDLNQTETIANLNFSGLNKTFKIYFEEIENFTLVYALVK, from the coding sequence ATGCCTTTATTTAAAAAGATAGAATTTAACGCTACTACACAAGTATACATTTGGAAAATAACCGAATCTTTCGAACAATTGTCTCAGGAAGTACAGTTAAATCCAGTATGTCAAGAGCGCATTTTGAATATGAAATCAGAAATGCATCAACGTGGTTTTTTAAGTGTACGTAAATTACTAAATGAAGCGGGCTATACCGATTTTGACTTGTATTATGATGAATTTGGTAAGCCTCATTTACAGGACGGGAAACATATTTCTATAACCCATTCTCACGAATTTTCATCAATTATTGTAAGCGACGAAGTAGTAGGAATAGATATCGAATTGCAACGAGAAAAAATCATCCGTATTGCTGATAAATTTTGTGATGCCGAGTTACAATATTTAAACAAAGAAGCTATTTCAGAATACATTAAAAAATTAACAGTAATCTGGGGAGCCAAAGAAGCTATTTTTAAAATTCAAAACGAAAAAGGAATCAGTTTTAAAGATCATATTGCTGTTAATACTTTCGATTTAAATCAAACCGAAACTATTGCTAATCTTAATTTTTCAGGTTTAAATAAAACATTCAAAATTTACTTTGAAGAAATTGAAAATTTTACGTTAGTGTATGCTTTAGTCAAATAA
- a CDS encoding Crp/Fnr family transcriptional regulator has protein sequence MITVTLLEKYGGIRKNYKYSDFIFKEGNLALQYFQIISGEVKMNNYNEEGKEFIQGIFYENQCFGEPPLFIEQVYPANAVAVTDTELIVITKNQLLDLLQNHSDISLKFIKNLSQRLYYKSVMAAEISSQDPEHRILRLIDYSIKQLNFKKETAGFHIHFTRQQIADLTGLRVETVIRAIKSLEKKGDLKIINRKVYR, from the coding sequence ATGATTACTGTTACTTTACTCGAAAAATATGGCGGAATTAGAAAAAATTATAAATACAGTGATTTTATTTTCAAAGAAGGAAATCTGGCTTTACAGTATTTCCAAATCATTTCGGGCGAAGTAAAAATGAATAATTATAACGAAGAAGGCAAAGAATTTATTCAGGGAATTTTCTATGAAAACCAATGTTTTGGCGAACCTCCCTTATTTATTGAACAAGTTTATCCCGCCAATGCGGTTGCTGTTACTGACACCGAATTGATTGTGATTACCAAAAACCAATTATTGGATTTGCTGCAAAATCATTCAGATATTAGTTTAAAATTCATCAAAAATCTTTCCCAACGATTGTATTACAAATCGGTAATGGCAGCTGAAATTTCCTCACAGGATCCCGAACATCGCATTTTAAGACTAATTGATTATTCGATAAAACAATTGAATTTCAAGAAAGAAACGGCCGGTTTTCATATTCATTTTACCCGCCAGCAAATAGCCGATTTAACCGGATTGCGGGTAGAAACCGTAATCAGAGCCATTAAATCACTGGAGAAAAAAGGCGATTTGAAAATAATTAACCGAAAAGTGTACCGATAA
- a CDS encoding geranylgeranylglyceryl/heptaprenylglyceryl phosphate synthase encodes MKNNTIYQEILQAKLVRKQLLAILLDPDKIVWESLPELIFKINQSPATHVFIGGSHVGTTILDDLIVRIKEDCTLPIVLFPGHPSQISKYADGILFLTLLSGRNPDYLITHQVNAAPILKQTQLEIISTGYILIESGTTTAVERVSNTKPIDRNNLDLVLATALAGEMLGNKLIYLEAGSGAQQAVPQEMIAAVAQNSSIPLIVGGGIIDTQGIQNAYDSGADLVVIGTAFERNSNFFNEH; translated from the coding sequence ATGAAAAATAATACCATATATCAGGAAATCCTTCAGGCGAAGTTAGTGCGCAAGCAATTATTAGCGATTCTTTTAGATCCTGATAAAATAGTTTGGGAAAGTCTGCCGGAATTGATTTTTAAGATTAATCAATCGCCGGCAACGCATGTTTTTATTGGTGGAAGCCATGTTGGTACTACAATTTTGGATGATTTGATTGTTAGAATTAAAGAAGATTGTACTTTGCCCATTGTTCTTTTTCCAGGTCATCCTTCTCAAATTTCAAAATATGCAGATGGGATTTTGTTTTTAACATTATTGTCAGGCCGAAATCCCGATTATTTAATAACGCATCAGGTAAATGCAGCGCCAATTTTGAAGCAAACTCAATTGGAAATTATTTCCACAGGGTATATTTTGATTGAAAGTGGTACAACAACAGCCGTGGAGCGTGTAAGTAATACTAAACCGATTGATAGGAATAATTTAGATTTGGTTTTGGCAACCGCTTTGGCAGGCGAAATGTTGGGTAATAAACTAATTTATTTGGAAGCCGGTAGTGGCGCACAACAAGCTGTTCCCCAAGAAATGATTGCTGCTGTGGCTCAAAATAGTTCTATTCCACTTATTGTAGGTGGAGGAATTATAGACACACAAGGAATTCAAAATGCCTATGATTCTGGAGCTGATTTAGTAGTGATAGGTACAGCTTTTGAAAGAAATAGTAATTTTTTTAACGAACATTAA